One part of the Corynebacterium aurimucosum ATCC 700975 genome encodes these proteins:
- the rplS gene encoding 50S ribosomal protein L19, with translation MANLIDKVDAASLRDDIPSFRPGDTLDVNVKVIEGTTERTQLFKGVCIRRQGDGIRETFTVRKVSFGIGVERTFPVHSPNIASIEVVRRGRVRRAKLYYLRDLRGKKARIKERR, from the coding sequence ATGGCAAACCTCATTGACAAGGTTGATGCAGCTTCGCTGCGCGACGATATCCCGTCCTTCCGCCCGGGCGATACCCTTGACGTCAACGTCAAGGTCATCGAGGGCACCACCGAGCGTACCCAGCTCTTCAAGGGTGTCTGCATCCGCCGTCAGGGCGATGGCATCCGCGAGACCTTCACCGTGCGTAAGGTCTCCTTCGGCATCGGCGTTGAGCGTACCTTCCCGGTTCACTCCCCGAACATTGCCTCCATCGAGGTAGTTCGTCGCGGTCGTGTTCGCCGCGCCAAGCTGTACTACCTGCGCGACCTGCGCGGCAAGAAGGCCCGCATCAAGGAGCGCCGCTAG
- a CDS encoding YhgE/Pip domain-containing protein produces the protein MSREAESNREAGANSASRGTPHEGSAATQSAVGHDSEAMGWHRVLDWRPTSTLSRVLIVFLLVAPIVIAGTMMWAMWDPSKYMRNIDLAVVNEDVGVEKQGTYTNYGDQVVEGLMETQYLNFAEVSKGDGDEGLLKGKYLMVVTIPKNFSEQAVTIISDKPVKPEIHFATNDYYGTNGSVISSSLIPQVQTSVENAISKKYADQVIEGLNKLSDGLSTAAEGTGRIDEGAGRLQEGGGRAVEGIAKLDAGAGDLNNGTGQLLDGTNRLNDGVGRLSDGAAQLDDGAAQLADGSDKLLAGTGRLADGAGQIDGGVNQLTGMLIPVLKQAQSVAPALLQLVDVLRGLGMHQQADQLYSLVSKLDPAASGNMVAQLEKLSDGTGQLYYNLSDPNSEYLGGMMALNDGAHRLSDGSQQLRAGVGELGDGAAQLQDGASRLYEGTGTLKDGTSQLAAGGTELKDGMDQLKAGSNELATKLADGAAKAPSITQPDTSAQNMAVPINFTSSNLHPVQTVVSPVDPTEKNITGGASLLFVLVFGFLVMLLLAMTLPYYLGRRGESATSPVRGILAAFGVVAGLNFLVLAFMGLMSSTMGWSPASWPMMLLVIAAIAAVGAATYQFFLVTFGRKIGAVFAVGAFALGVMVFGGVWPVAAIPRPLSMLHPFHPMTYAKNAFTRATDGIHDGTFWAGIAVLFIVTALALVASCVIFRARHHGTARILDEHLFRTPAVAGA, from the coding sequence ATGAGCCGTGAGGCTGAATCCAACCGGGAAGCGGGGGCGAATAGTGCTTCGCGAGGAACGCCGCACGAGGGGAGCGCTGCTACCCAGAGCGCGGTAGGCCATGACAGTGAGGCGATGGGGTGGCACCGCGTCCTCGATTGGCGCCCCACGAGTACCTTGTCGCGCGTGCTCATCGTCTTCCTTCTCGTAGCGCCCATCGTTATCGCCGGCACCATGATGTGGGCGATGTGGGACCCCTCCAAGTACATGCGCAACATTGACTTGGCGGTGGTGAATGAGGACGTGGGCGTCGAGAAGCAGGGCACCTACACCAACTACGGTGACCAGGTTGTGGAAGGCCTGATGGAGACGCAGTATCTGAATTTCGCTGAAGTCAGCAAGGGCGACGGGGATGAGGGTCTGCTCAAGGGCAAGTACCTCATGGTCGTGACCATCCCGAAGAATTTCTCGGAGCAGGCCGTCACCATCATCAGCGATAAACCAGTCAAACCGGAGATTCATTTCGCCACCAATGATTATTACGGCACGAATGGCTCGGTGATTTCCTCCAGCCTCATCCCGCAGGTCCAGACCAGCGTGGAAAATGCGATTTCCAAGAAATACGCCGACCAGGTCATCGAGGGGCTGAATAAACTCAGCGATGGCCTGAGCACCGCGGCTGAGGGCACGGGCCGGATCGACGAAGGCGCTGGAAGGCTGCAGGAAGGCGGCGGGCGCGCGGTCGAGGGAATTGCCAAGCTGGACGCCGGTGCGGGCGATCTCAACAACGGTACGGGCCAGCTGCTGGACGGCACGAACCGCCTGAATGACGGGGTCGGGCGACTCAGCGATGGTGCCGCGCAGCTGGATGATGGCGCCGCGCAGCTTGCCGACGGCTCCGACAAACTGCTCGCCGGAACCGGCCGCCTAGCGGATGGTGCGGGCCAGATCGATGGCGGCGTCAACCAACTGACGGGCATGCTCATCCCGGTGCTCAAGCAGGCGCAGTCAGTGGCCCCGGCGCTGCTGCAGCTTGTCGACGTCCTCCGGGGCCTCGGCATGCACCAACAAGCCGACCAACTCTATTCCTTGGTGTCCAAGCTGGACCCAGCAGCCAGCGGAAACATGGTGGCGCAACTGGAGAAACTCTCTGACGGCACCGGCCAGCTTTATTACAACCTGTCCGATCCCAACTCGGAGTACCTCGGCGGCATGATGGCTCTCAATGACGGTGCACACCGGCTGTCCGATGGTTCCCAGCAGCTGCGCGCGGGCGTTGGCGAACTGGGCGACGGTGCCGCCCAGCTGCAGGACGGTGCTTCCCGCTTGTATGAGGGCACCGGCACACTGAAGGACGGCACGAGCCAGCTGGCCGCCGGTGGCACGGAGCTGAAGGATGGCATGGACCAGCTCAAGGCGGGATCCAACGAGTTGGCTACCAAGCTTGCCGACGGCGCCGCCAAAGCCCCCTCCATTACCCAGCCAGATACGTCCGCACAGAACATGGCCGTGCCCATCAACTTCACCTCCTCCAACCTTCACCCCGTACAGACGGTGGTCAGCCCGGTTGACCCGACCGAGAAGAACATCACAGGTGGCGCCTCACTACTCTTCGTTCTGGTCTTCGGCTTCCTCGTCATGCTGCTTCTGGCGATGACACTGCCGTATTACCTGGGCCGTCGCGGCGAGTCGGCCACGAGCCCAGTGCGTGGCATTTTGGCAGCCTTTGGCGTGGTGGCGGGCCTGAACTTCTTAGTCTTGGCCTTCATGGGGCTGATGTCCTCCACGATGGGGTGGAGCCCCGCCAGCTGGCCGATGATGCTGCTCGTCATCGCCGCCATCGCGGCCGTGGGTGCGGCGACCTACCAGTTCTTCCTCGTAACTTTTGGCCGCAAGATTGGTGCCGTCTTCGCCGTCGGTGCTTTTGCCTTAGGCGTCATGGTCTTCGGCGGCGTGTGGCCGGTGGCGGCTATTCCGCGGCCGCTGAGCATGCTGCATCCTTTCCACCCGATGACCTATGCGAAAAACGCCTTTACTCGCGCCACCGACGGCATCCACGATGGGACCTTCTGGGCGGGTATTGCGGTGCTGTTCATCGTGACCGCTCTGGCACTGGTGGCCTCCTGCGTGATTTTCCGGGCCCGCCACCATGGCACCGCGCGCATCCTCGACGAGCACCTCTTCCGCACGCCGGCGGTGGCTGGCGCCTAA
- the thiO gene encoding glycine oxidase ThiO, whose amino-acid sequence MSTSSDSSVIVVGAGVIGLATAVELAARGHEVTVLDPAPASGASHYAGGMLAPAAEVVYQQDPLFPLMRASGAWYPELIDLVVQHTEVPTGYRAEGTLVVAADRADAQHLAELADYQSLHGMEVERITVREARRAEPLLSPRLTAAVSIPGDTQVLPRQWTAALISAAQALGVRFFRTAAQSINADTGVVTTAAGEFEAEQVVLAAGLGARDIEWAASAGLEESPLHLRAVYGDILRLRVPDELQPLLTRVVRGFVEDRPIYLIPRSDGTLAVGATTREDTLATAQAGGVYSLLRDATRVLPAVEECEFLEASAGARPGTPDDLPYLGRVSDKLVISTGYFRHGILLTALAARCTRELIEGTEPSIDLAACSPLRHLKEQP is encoded by the coding sequence ATGAGTACTAGCTCTGATTCTTCAGTCATCGTCGTCGGCGCGGGCGTCATTGGTCTGGCCACCGCCGTGGAACTAGCCGCGCGGGGTCATGAGGTCACGGTCTTGGATCCGGCCCCGGCCTCTGGGGCTTCGCACTATGCCGGCGGCATGCTCGCCCCCGCCGCCGAGGTGGTCTACCAGCAGGATCCTCTCTTCCCGCTGATGCGTGCCTCCGGCGCGTGGTATCCAGAGCTTATCGATCTCGTGGTTCAGCACACCGAGGTCCCAACTGGATACCGCGCCGAAGGAACCCTCGTCGTCGCCGCTGATCGTGCAGATGCCCAGCACCTCGCCGAGCTGGCGGATTATCAGTCCCTCCACGGTATGGAGGTCGAGCGCATCACCGTGCGCGAAGCCCGGCGCGCCGAACCTTTGCTCTCACCACGTCTAACTGCTGCGGTGAGCATCCCGGGTGACACACAGGTCCTCCCCCGCCAGTGGACAGCTGCCCTCATCAGCGCAGCCCAAGCGCTCGGTGTGCGTTTCTTCCGCACGGCAGCACAGTCAATCAATGCTGACACGGGCGTGGTCACCACGGCCGCCGGCGAGTTCGAAGCTGAACAGGTAGTGCTCGCAGCAGGCCTGGGAGCACGCGATATCGAGTGGGCTGCCTCGGCCGGGCTTGAAGAATCTCCGCTCCACCTGCGTGCGGTATACGGCGATATCCTCCGCCTTCGCGTGCCTGACGAGCTGCAGCCGCTGCTCACCCGCGTGGTGCGCGGCTTCGTGGAGGATCGCCCCATCTACCTCATCCCCCGCAGCGATGGAACCTTGGCGGTTGGCGCTACAACCCGCGAGGACACTCTTGCCACGGCCCAAGCGGGCGGTGTCTACTCACTGCTTCGCGACGCCACCCGTGTGCTGCCCGCCGTCGAAGAATGCGAATTCCTCGAGGCCAGCGCGGGGGCTCGCCCCGGCACGCCAGATGATCTGCCGTATCTCGGCCGCGTAAGCGACAAGCTCGTCATCTCTACCGGCTATTTCCGCCACGGCATTCTGCTCACGGCCCTGGCCGCGCGCTGTACACGAGAGCTCATCGAAGGCACTGAACCGAGCATTGATCTCGCGGCCTGCAGCCCCCTACGACACCTCAAGGAGCAACCATGA
- a CDS encoding HNH endonuclease signature motif containing protein — MGDIETYIRLRNSGIALVEAATSAPERLRALGASRGDAVELASLHAIYFGDTRFTGKQRTARQAAQRQGHDLATLSLIETYTAKLKKQLDVWDLRVALASTPSERVPSVAAERLKELKPKRVPSPGVRLTYRKNGPHSLTVTDSALNISTMRSTLESINPTDLLDATRQVFFKEDVGSRPAVGTNVVITLDELDKIIRHDGDDIELELTNGGRMSGAEFLTYKFAETGYATLVHPTIGPVWLHRLSRFASLEQRIMASAEHPTCAIEDCNKPADYCQVHHIIPWQAGGETNPPNLTMLCAYHNGINDDDPTSPTGRGYVFRLKGPVDYIPPWGTPITAQPSYQEAANRLAKATPPAQPPDPPNGSPPPG; from the coding sequence ATGGGGGATATTGAAACCTACATCCGCCTTCGCAACTCGGGGATTGCGCTGGTGGAAGCAGCAACCAGCGCACCCGAAAGACTGCGCGCGCTGGGCGCCTCGCGGGGTGATGCGGTAGAGCTGGCGTCGCTTCATGCCATTTATTTCGGCGATACCCGCTTCACCGGCAAGCAGCGCACAGCCCGCCAGGCGGCGCAACGTCAAGGCCACGACCTGGCCACGCTGAGCCTAATTGAGACTTATACCGCCAAGTTGAAGAAGCAGCTTGACGTCTGGGATTTGCGCGTCGCGCTCGCATCCACACCTTCAGAGCGGGTGCCTTCAGTGGCGGCGGAGCGTTTGAAGGAACTCAAACCGAAACGCGTGCCGTCGCCAGGGGTGCGCCTTACCTACCGCAAGAATGGCCCGCACTCGCTCACGGTTACTGACTCCGCGCTCAACATCTCCACCATGCGCAGCACTCTGGAGTCCATTAACCCCACCGACCTCCTGGACGCCACCCGTCAGGTCTTCTTCAAAGAGGATGTGGGGTCTCGGCCGGCGGTGGGAACAAACGTCGTGATAACACTCGACGAGCTTGACAAAATCATCCGCCACGACGGCGACGACATCGAGCTCGAACTCACCAACGGCGGGCGCATGAGCGGCGCAGAGTTTCTCACCTACAAATTCGCCGAGACTGGCTACGCCACATTGGTCCACCCCACCATCGGCCCGGTGTGGTTGCACCGGCTTTCGCGCTTTGCCAGCCTCGAGCAGCGCATCATGGCCAGTGCGGAGCACCCCACCTGCGCTATCGAGGACTGCAATAAACCAGCGGACTACTGCCAAGTCCACCACATCATTCCCTGGCAGGCGGGTGGAGAAACGAATCCGCCCAACCTGACCATGCTGTGCGCCTACCATAACGGCATCAACGACGATGACCCCACCAGCCCGACCGGCAGAGGCTATGTCTTTCGGCTGAAAGGACCGGTTGACTACATCCCGCCCTGGGGAACACCGATTACCGCGCAGCCGTCCTACCAAGAAGCGGCCAACCGGCTCGCGAAAGCCACACCCCCTGCCCAACCGCCAGATCCACCAAACGGTAGCCCACCGCCTGGGTAG
- a CDS encoding ThiF family adenylyltransferase — translation MLSKDELARTARQRLLPGFGDAAQERLHAAHVLVVGTGGLGCPALQQLAAGGIGRITIIDSDTVDLSNLHRQVLFGVGDVGKPKAEVAAARARELSPELTITALKERLDSSNVLDLCSEADLVLDGSDTFDTKYLVADACELTSTPLAWGTVLRYGGQAALWHSGNACADGRGVGLRDLFPAPPNGEALECSTAGVLGATTSVIAGLMATAAVATLGVLPDHRDMIGRVTSYDALPGSFRTLKVGPDPERPLISALPGERSLPPELRDGHAALLDISEEPNFFADAVTLPWHTVTDDDSVRRALSACASELIYVACPSGGRSAGFVLRYADLAADMGIELRNLPGGLAAHDY, via the coding sequence ATGCTCAGCAAAGATGAACTCGCTCGCACCGCGCGCCAACGCCTTCTACCCGGCTTCGGTGACGCGGCCCAGGAGCGGCTTCATGCCGCGCACGTGCTCGTCGTGGGCACCGGCGGGCTGGGCTGCCCGGCCCTCCAGCAGCTCGCCGCGGGAGGCATCGGGCGGATCACGATTATTGATTCCGATACCGTCGATCTCAGCAACCTGCACAGGCAGGTGCTGTTTGGTGTGGGAGACGTCGGCAAGCCCAAGGCGGAAGTAGCCGCCGCGCGCGCCCGCGAGCTTTCCCCCGAGCTCACCATCACCGCACTTAAAGAACGCCTCGATTCCTCCAACGTCCTCGACCTGTGTTCGGAGGCCGACCTCGTCCTCGACGGTTCCGATACCTTCGACACGAAATACCTCGTCGCTGATGCATGCGAGCTCACCTCTACCCCGCTGGCCTGGGGTACCGTGCTGCGCTACGGCGGGCAGGCCGCGCTGTGGCACTCCGGCAATGCATGTGCCGACGGGCGCGGGGTCGGCTTGCGCGATCTCTTCCCCGCCCCGCCTAATGGCGAGGCTCTCGAGTGCTCAACTGCTGGGGTCCTGGGGGCTACGACATCGGTCATCGCGGGGCTCATGGCCACCGCTGCGGTCGCCACGCTCGGTGTACTCCCAGATCATCGAGACATGATCGGGCGCGTAACCTCCTACGACGCGCTCCCCGGAAGCTTCCGCACGCTCAAGGTCGGCCCGGATCCCGAACGCCCGCTGATCAGTGCCTTGCCCGGTGAGCGCAGCCTTCCGCCGGAGCTTCGCGACGGCCACGCCGCCCTCCTCGATATCTCCGAGGAGCCCAACTTCTTTGCGGACGCGGTGACGCTGCCCTGGCATACCGTCACCGATGATGATTCCGTGCGCCGAGCACTATCCGCCTGCGCCTCCGAACTGATCTACGTGGCCTGCCCCTCCGGTGGGCGCAGCGCTGGCTTTGTCCTGCGCTACGCGGATCTCGCCGCAGACATGGGCATCGAGCTGCGCAACCTTCCCGGTGGGCTCGCAGCGCACGACTATTAG
- a CDS encoding thiamine phosphate synthase: MPDLRCYFVTGTGTHEDVVRIAAAAARGGAGVVQVRSKPISARDLYCLGRDVARAVAKANPETRVLIDDRVDVAAALRHAGEPVHGVHVGQDDLPVAAARALLGPDAIIGLTTGTRELVESANDVADVIDYIGCGPFRATPTKDSGRTPLGLHAYPELVKLSRVPLVAIGDVTAEDAADLAATGVAGLAVVRGIMHAADPEAYCRELLSGFDEGA; the protein is encoded by the coding sequence ATGCCTGATCTTCGCTGCTACTTCGTCACGGGCACGGGCACGCATGAGGACGTCGTGCGCATTGCTGCTGCAGCGGCCCGGGGCGGTGCCGGGGTGGTGCAGGTACGCTCCAAGCCGATTTCCGCCCGCGACCTTTACTGCTTAGGCCGCGACGTAGCCCGCGCGGTGGCGAAGGCCAACCCAGAAACGCGCGTGCTTATCGACGACCGCGTCGACGTCGCCGCCGCCCTCCGCCACGCCGGCGAGCCGGTGCACGGCGTGCACGTCGGCCAGGATGATCTGCCCGTGGCCGCTGCCCGCGCGTTGTTGGGCCCGGATGCGATCATCGGCCTGACCACCGGCACCCGCGAGTTGGTTGAGTCCGCCAATGACGTCGCAGATGTCATTGACTACATCGGTTGCGGCCCGTTCCGCGCGACTCCGACGAAGGACTCCGGCCGCACACCATTAGGGCTTCACGCCTACCCGGAATTAGTGAAGCTCTCCCGCGTGCCGCTCGTGGCTATCGGTGATGTCACCGCTGAGGATGCAGCCGATCTTGCGGCAACTGGCGTGGCCGGCCTAGCCGTCGTGCGCGGCATCATGCATGCCGCGGACCCGGAAGCTTATTGCCGTGAGCTGCTGTCCGGTTTCGATGAAGGTGCGTGA
- a CDS encoding thiazole synthase has protein sequence MLTIADTTFSSHLIMGTGGATSHEALERALVASGTELTTVAMRRHAGTRGGESIFDLLRRLDIAPLPNTAGCRTAREAVLTARMAREALGTTWVKVEVIADEHTLLPDVVETLDATELLAAEGFTVLAYTSDDPVAAQRLEDAGAAAVMPLGAPIGTGLGILNPHNLELICSRASVPVLVDAGIGTASDAALAMELGCSGVLLASAVNRCQNPEAMATAMRHAVEAGRLARSAGRIPEREHAQASSTFEGLASWADQVL, from the coding sequence ATGCTCACTATCGCCGATACCACCTTTTCTTCCCACCTCATCATGGGCACCGGCGGGGCCACGAGCCACGAGGCCCTTGAGCGCGCGCTCGTCGCCTCCGGAACCGAGCTGACTACCGTGGCCATGCGCCGCCACGCTGGTACCCGTGGTGGTGAGAGCATCTTCGACCTGTTGCGCCGGTTAGATATTGCCCCACTCCCCAACACCGCAGGGTGTCGCACCGCGCGCGAGGCCGTGCTCACCGCCCGCATGGCCCGCGAGGCGCTGGGGACCACCTGGGTCAAGGTCGAGGTCATCGCCGATGAACACACGCTGCTGCCCGATGTCGTGGAAACCCTCGACGCCACCGAGCTGCTTGCCGCCGAAGGTTTTACCGTGCTGGCCTATACCAGCGACGATCCCGTAGCCGCCCAGCGCCTCGAAGATGCTGGAGCGGCAGCCGTCATGCCGTTGGGCGCCCCCATCGGCACCGGCTTGGGCATCCTCAACCCGCACAACCTCGAGCTCATCTGCTCGCGGGCCTCAGTGCCCGTGCTTGTCGACGCCGGCATCGGCACCGCCTCCGACGCCGCCCTCGCCATGGAGCTCGGCTGCTCCGGTGTGCTGCTCGCCAGCGCGGTCAACCGTTGCCAGAACCCGGAAGCCATGGCCACCGCCATGCGCCACGCCGTCGAAGCCGGACGCCTAGCCCGAAGTGCAGGGCGCATCCCGGAGCGCGAGCATGCCCAAGCCTCCTCCACCTTCGAGGGCCTAGCCTCCTGGGCCGACCAAGTTCTCTAG
- the lepB gene encoding signal peptidase I: MPWLLETALVVVAVLAVVGIFQNFVGRQYVIPSGSMEPTLHGCEGCNNDRIFTEKISYYGDNSPEPGDVVVFKGTPDWDRNWVSPRSDNPVIHRIQDALSYVSLTPPDENTLVKRVIATGGQTVSCQEGDPAVMVDGKPIEQDYVQDPPTYRVDETTGSYACGGAYFGPVTVPEGNIWVMGDNRTASADSRYHMQDEYQGTIPLENVRGKVMFIFFPFNRIGGVDDPDIQS, from the coding sequence ATGCCCTGGTTGCTGGAGACCGCCCTCGTAGTGGTCGCCGTGCTCGCAGTCGTCGGCATTTTCCAGAACTTTGTAGGCCGGCAGTACGTGATCCCTTCCGGTTCCATGGAGCCGACATTGCATGGCTGCGAAGGCTGCAATAACGACCGGATTTTTACCGAAAAGATTTCCTACTACGGCGACAACAGCCCTGAGCCCGGTGATGTCGTGGTATTCAAGGGCACCCCGGACTGGGACCGCAATTGGGTTTCCCCGCGTTCCGATAACCCGGTCATCCACCGCATTCAGGATGCACTGAGCTACGTGTCCCTCACCCCGCCCGATGAGAACACCCTGGTCAAGCGCGTCATTGCCACCGGTGGCCAGACGGTGTCCTGCCAAGAAGGGGATCCGGCGGTCATGGTGGACGGCAAGCCCATTGAGCAGGACTATGTACAGGATCCACCGACCTATCGCGTTGATGAAACCACCGGTTCCTATGCCTGCGGCGGCGCGTACTTTGGCCCCGTGACTGTACCGGAGGGCAATATCTGGGTAATGGGAGATAACCGTACGGCCTCCGCGGACTCGCGCTATCACATGCAGGATGAGTACCAGGGAACGATCCCTCTGGAGAATGTTCGCGGCAAGGTCATGTTCATCTTCTTCCCCTTCAACCGTATTGGCGGAGTCGATGACCCGGACATCCAGTCCTAG
- the thiS gene encoding sulfur carrier protein ThiS yields the protein MILILNGQPCDTAAGTVAQLLDEKGIDADGTAVAVSEQVVPRSQWESTPLTEGVAVEILTAVQGG from the coding sequence ATGATTCTGATTCTCAACGGCCAGCCTTGTGACACGGCAGCAGGCACCGTCGCTCAGCTGCTGGATGAAAAAGGCATAGACGCTGATGGCACCGCCGTGGCTGTGTCCGAACAGGTCGTTCCCCGCTCACAGTGGGAGTCCACCCCACTCACAGAGGGCGTAGCCGTGGAAATCCTCACCGCAGTCCAAGGAGGTTAA
- the thiC gene encoding phosphomethylpyrimidine synthase ThiC: protein MTATHNPIQSTDSGEIHPKHSYSPIREHGLEVPETEIQLDDSPTGPNEPFRIYRTRGPECEPEVGLPALRAEWIAERGDVEEYEGRARNLADDGRSAERRGAASQEWKGERRQPLRSKDGKRVTQMHYARQGIITKEMEFVALREHCDPEFVRSEIARGRAILPNNVNHPESEPMIIGRKFLTKINANIGNSAVTSSIAEEVSKLRWATRWGADTVMDLSTGDDIHTTREWILRNSPVPIGTVPIYQALEKVNGVAEDLTWEIFRDTVIEQCEQGVDYMTVHAGVLLPYVPLTTNRVTGIVSRGGSIMAGWCLAHHKESFLYENFDELCEIFARYDVAFSLGDGLRPGSLADANDTAQFAELKTIGELTRRAWEYDVQVMVEGPGHVPLNMIQENNELEQDWASDAPFYTLGPLVTDIAPGYDHITSAIGAAHIAMGGTAMLCYVTPKEHLGLPNRDDVKTGVITYKLAAHAADVAKGHPGARAWDDAMSKARFEFRWHDQFALSLDPDTAQAYHDETLPAEPAKTAHFCSMCGPKFCSMRISQDIRDTFSDSLGMPSFPGKEAIDPEVVAAARAGEKQMSEEFKAQGSQLYQEEETAHA, encoded by the coding sequence ATGACGGCTACCCATAACCCCATCCAGTCCACTGACTCCGGCGAGATCCACCCCAAGCACTCCTACTCCCCCATCCGGGAGCATGGCCTAGAGGTACCGGAGACCGAGATTCAGCTGGATGATTCCCCTACCGGCCCGAATGAGCCTTTCCGCATCTACCGCACCCGCGGCCCGGAGTGTGAGCCCGAAGTTGGTCTGCCGGCCCTGCGCGCCGAATGGATTGCGGAGCGCGGGGACGTTGAGGAGTATGAGGGCCGCGCACGCAACCTCGCTGATGATGGCCGCTCGGCCGAGCGCCGCGGTGCCGCCTCCCAGGAGTGGAAGGGGGAACGTCGCCAGCCGCTGCGTTCTAAGGATGGCAAGCGCGTCACCCAGATGCACTACGCACGCCAGGGCATCATCACCAAGGAGATGGAGTTCGTGGCCCTGCGTGAGCACTGTGATCCAGAGTTCGTGCGCTCCGAGATCGCCCGTGGCCGCGCAATCCTGCCTAATAACGTCAACCACCCCGAGTCGGAGCCGATGATTATCGGCCGGAAGTTCCTGACCAAGATCAACGCCAATATTGGCAACTCCGCGGTGACCTCCTCCATCGCCGAGGAAGTATCCAAGCTGCGCTGGGCCACCCGCTGGGGCGCGGATACCGTCATGGACCTGTCCACCGGTGACGATATCCACACCACCCGCGAGTGGATCCTGCGCAACTCGCCGGTTCCCATCGGCACCGTGCCCATCTATCAGGCGCTGGAGAAGGTCAATGGCGTCGCAGAAGACCTGACGTGGGAGATTTTCCGCGATACCGTCATCGAACAGTGTGAGCAGGGCGTGGACTATATGACCGTGCACGCTGGCGTGCTTTTGCCCTACGTGCCGCTGACCACAAACCGCGTCACCGGCATTGTTTCCCGCGGCGGCTCTATCATGGCGGGCTGGTGCCTGGCGCACCACAAGGAGTCCTTCCTCTACGAGAACTTCGACGAGTTGTGCGAGATTTTCGCGCGTTACGACGTCGCTTTCTCCCTCGGCGATGGCCTGCGCCCCGGCTCCTTGGCAGATGCCAACGACACCGCCCAATTCGCCGAGCTCAAGACCATCGGTGAGCTCACCCGGCGCGCCTGGGAGTATGACGTCCAGGTCATGGTGGAAGGCCCGGGGCACGTGCCGCTCAACATGATTCAGGAAAATAACGAGCTCGAGCAGGACTGGGCTTCGGACGCTCCCTTCTACACGCTGGGCCCGTTGGTTACGGATATCGCACCGGGCTATGACCACATCACCTCCGCCATTGGTGCAGCGCACATCGCCATGGGGGGTACGGCCATGCTGTGCTACGTCACCCCGAAGGAGCACTTGGGGCTCCCCAACCGCGATGATGTGAAGACCGGCGTGATCACCTACAAGCTTGCGGCCCATGCGGCCGACGTGGCCAAGGGCCACCCAGGTGCGCGCGCTTGGGATGATGCGATGAGCAAGGCCCGCTTCGAGTTCCGCTGGCACGACCAATTCGCGCTCTCCCTCGACCCGGACACCGCGCAGGCCTACCACGATGAGACCCTGCCCGCGGAGCCGGCGAAGACCGCGCACTTCTGCTCCATGTGCGGTCCGAAGTTCTGCTCTATGCGTATCAGCCAGGACATTCGGGATACCTTCTCCGATTCCCTTGGCATGCCAAGTTTCCCGGGTAAAGAGGCCATCGATCCCGAGGTCGTGGCAGCTGCCCGTGCCGGTGAGAAACAGATGTCGGAAGAGTTCAAGGCCCAAGGTTCGCAGCTCTATCAGGAAGAAGAAACCGCGCATGCCTGA
- the lepB gene encoding signal peptidase I: MTRTSSPRVRDVLSALAVTFVALALIQAFVGRLYLIPSSSMEPTLHGCPGCTNDRIAVQKVSYYFSDPRPGEVVVFAGPESWNTSFEVKRSRNVLLRGIQNMAAVVGLAPNGDNILVKRVIATGGQTVSCQEGDPAVMVDGRPTNQEFVLDPPEIPVDERVGSQACGGAYFGPVTVPEGHLWVMGDNRTNSLDSRAHLGDKLQGTVPVENVRGKVAAVVVPISRAHTVEDMSL, encoded by the coding sequence ATGACCCGGACATCCAGTCCTAGAGTCCGCGATGTTCTGTCGGCGCTGGCTGTCACCTTCGTGGCGCTGGCGTTGATTCAGGCTTTCGTGGGAAGGCTGTATCTCATCCCGTCTTCCTCCATGGAGCCCACCCTGCATGGCTGTCCGGGGTGCACGAATGATCGCATCGCGGTGCAGAAGGTGAGTTATTACTTCAGCGACCCGCGCCCGGGAGAGGTTGTGGTCTTTGCTGGTCCGGAATCGTGGAACACCTCCTTTGAGGTCAAGCGTTCCCGCAATGTGTTGCTTCGCGGTATCCAGAACATGGCGGCTGTTGTAGGTCTGGCTCCCAACGGCGATAACATTTTGGTCAAACGGGTTATCGCTACCGGTGGTCAGACCGTGTCCTGCCAGGAGGGCGATCCGGCCGTCATGGTGGACGGCCGACCCACCAACCAGGAGTTTGTCCTCGATCCTCCGGAGATACCCGTCGATGAGCGGGTGGGATCGCAGGCCTGTGGAGGCGCGTACTTTGGGCCCGTCACCGTTCCCGAGGGGCACCTGTGGGTTATGGGGGATAACCGCACAAACTCCTTGGATTCGCGCGCACACCTAGGCGATAAGCTCCAGGGCACCGTTCCAGTAGAGAACGTGCGCGGGAA